The following coding sequences are from one Bradyrhizobium sp. WSM471 window:
- a CDS encoding hemolysin III family protein, whose translation MTVFQLKQLASFSVHAAADAVGWHYDRAELIADGVIHAIGVLCGIIAATVLVVLTVLFADGTDILGVSIYVAGLLSMLVLSATYNLWPVSPAKWLLRRFDHSAIYLLIAATYTPFILEVKDSAFALVLLAGVWCVAILGIVLKLLYPGRFDRVAVGIYLAMGWSGVMLYDSVVKALPALVLGFILAGGLLYSFGVIFHAWRRLRFQNAIWHGFVLAGAACHYTAVLDLVLS comes from the coding sequence ATGACCGTCTTCCAACTGAAACAGCTCGCATCCTTCTCCGTCCACGCAGCCGCTGACGCGGTCGGCTGGCATTACGACCGCGCCGAGTTGATCGCCGACGGCGTGATCCACGCGATCGGCGTGCTCTGCGGCATCATTGCCGCGACCGTGCTGGTGGTGCTGACGGTGCTCTTTGCCGACGGGACCGACATCCTCGGCGTCTCGATCTACGTCGCCGGCCTGCTCTCGATGCTGGTGTTGTCGGCGACCTATAATCTCTGGCCCGTCTCGCCGGCCAAATGGCTGCTGCGCCGCTTCGACCATTCGGCGATCTATCTCCTGATTGCGGCGACCTACACGCCGTTCATCCTGGAGGTGAAGGACAGCGCCTTCGCGCTGGTGCTGCTCGCCGGCGTCTGGTGCGTGGCGATCCTCGGCATCGTGCTGAAGCTTCTCTATCCCGGCCGGTTCGACCGCGTCGCGGTCGGCATCTATCTCGCGATGGGCTGGAGCGGCGTGATGCTCTACGATTCCGTGGTCAAGGCGTTGCCTGCGCTGGTGCTGGGCTTCATCCTTGCGGGCGGACTGCTCTACAGCTTTGGCGTGATCTTTCATGCCTGGCGGCGGCTGCGCTTCCAGAATGCGATCTGGCACGGCTTTGTCTTGGCCGGCGCGGCATGCCATTATACCGCGGTGCTCGACCTCGTGTTGAGCTGA